A portion of the Gigantopelta aegis isolate Gae_Host chromosome 10, Gae_host_genome, whole genome shotgun sequence genome contains these proteins:
- the LOC121383807 gene encoding uncharacterized protein LOC121383807: protein MEKTKIQIPNSDGTLKRVHTEVSDFLSSDEESMKSKYTVKKSKVISSQNWPRFLVISSTDDGALNKLSPFAIQKAIVGLAGEPKSVKKIKNGLLVECSTDKHSTCLLKSTVFCNVPIKVTPHTSLNSSKGVIRCRDLEGVTEEEICENLSSQGVTAVRRIKVRRNNDLLPTNTCILTFNVPTLPQSVKAGYLNIPVEPFIPNPLRCFKCQRFGHGQNTCRGKLTCARCGLFDHDSKTCKNDTLCLNCKGNHCAYSRECPRWKLEKRVQQVKVQNKLSFTDARRLVETATPTVGDKSYAAAAAAKVATKSVAVNTNLTWHYDEAKYKKLSDIEKTQKQIGIIVPLSHSSGKTE, encoded by the exons ATggagaaaacaaaaattcaaataCCAAATtctgatgggaccctgaaaagggtccacaccgaagtttcggacttCTTGTCTTCGGACGAGGAGTCCATGAAATCAAAGTATACTGTgaagaaatccaaagtgatttcttcacaAAATTGGCCAAGGTTTCTTGTCATCAGTTCCACTGATGATGGGGCCTTGAACAAATTATCCCCGTTTGCCATTCAAAAGGCAAttgttggcttggctggtgagccaaaatcagtaaaaaaaatcaaaaatggGCTGTTGGTTGAATGTTCAACCGACAAGCATTCAACTTGCCTCCTGAAGTCGACAGTTTTTTGTAACGTGCCGATTAAGGTAACTCCGCATACCTCCCTCAACTCGTCAAAGGGAGTGATCAGATGCAGAGATTTAGAAGGTGTTACTGAAGAAGAAATCTGCGAAAATTTAAGTTCTCAGGGTGTTACTGCGGTGAGGAGGATAAAGGTTCGTCGAAACAATGACTTGTTACCGACGAATACTTGTATCCTCACCTTTAACGTCCCTACCCTTCCTCAATCTGTCAAAGCCGGTTACCTTAATATTCCTGTTGAACCCTTTATTCCAAACCCCTTGCGTTGCTTCAAATGCCAGCGGTTTGGCCATGGTCAGAACACATGTCGTGGAAAACTTACATGCGCTCGTTGTGGTCtatttgaccatgacagcaagacaTGTAAGAACGATACACTTTGTCTCAACTGCAAGGGCAACCACTGTGCATACTCGCGAGAGTGTCCGCGGTGGAAGCTCGAAAAAAGAGTTCAACAGGtgaaggtacaaaataaactgtcctTCACGGATGCCAGGAGGTTGGTGGAGACAGCAACACCTACAGTCGGTGACAAGTCATATGCAGCTGCAGCTGCTGCCAAAGTCGCCACTAAAAGTGTTGCAGTCAACACAAACCTCACTTGGCATTATGATGAAGCCAAGTACAAGAAACTGTCCGATATTGAGAAGACGCAAAAACAG attGGAATAATTGTACCTTTAAGCCATTCGTCTGGGAAAACAGAATGA